The following are encoded in a window of Brevibacillus sp. DP1.3A genomic DNA:
- a CDS encoding dihydrolipoamide acetyltransferase family protein, whose product MSRFTFRLPELGEGIHEGEIVKWHVQPGDSVEEDQVIMEVQNDKAVVEVPSPVKGKVIELKVTEGTVSVVGDPLIEFDVEGEIPNLPDHGHGDSHAAEATPAPEAAEKMEPGCDIGSQVSANANQALETPMAQATATAVAAPIDRKHVLATPSVRKYAREKGVQLANVPGTGKLGRITREDVDRFVSGGAAPTAQAVAAPVATEAPAAAATGVAQAAAAPTVHHAPTAGELEERVPLKGMRKAIAKAMVKSAYTAPHVTIFDEVDVTALVAMRKDAKPLAEERGVKLTYLPMIVKAVVAGLKKFPELNASIDDEKQEIIFKKYYNIGIATSTEDGLLVPVVKSADSKSIFQIAGEIGELAKKARDRKATADELKGSTFSITNIGSAGGMFFTPIINHPEVAILGVGRISEKPVVKNGEIVVGQMLHLSLSFDHRLVDGEPAQRFVNYVKQLLENPTLLVMEG is encoded by the coding sequence GTGAGTCGTTTTACATTCAGACTCCCGGAGCTCGGCGAGGGTATCCATGAAGGCGAAATCGTCAAATGGCACGTACAGCCCGGAGATTCCGTTGAAGAAGACCAAGTCATCATGGAAGTACAAAATGACAAGGCGGTTGTAGAAGTGCCGTCGCCTGTTAAAGGGAAAGTTATCGAACTGAAAGTAACCGAGGGTACGGTTTCCGTAGTCGGCGATCCACTGATCGAGTTTGACGTAGAAGGCGAAATTCCGAACCTGCCAGACCATGGCCATGGCGATTCCCACGCTGCTGAAGCGACACCAGCGCCTGAAGCTGCAGAAAAAATGGAGCCAGGCTGCGACATCGGTTCCCAAGTGAGCGCAAATGCGAACCAAGCACTGGAAACGCCGATGGCACAAGCAACTGCAACAGCAGTAGCGGCACCAATTGACCGTAAACACGTGTTGGCTACGCCTTCCGTTCGCAAATACGCTCGTGAAAAAGGCGTTCAATTGGCTAATGTACCAGGTACAGGCAAATTGGGTCGCATCACACGCGAAGACGTAGATCGCTTCGTATCTGGCGGAGCAGCACCAACTGCACAAGCAGTGGCAGCTCCAGTAGCAACTGAAGCTCCTGCAGCAGCAGCTACAGGTGTAGCACAAGCAGCAGCGGCTCCAACTGTTCACCACGCACCTACAGCAGGCGAGCTGGAAGAGCGCGTTCCGCTGAAAGGTATGCGTAAAGCAATTGCGAAAGCAATGGTGAAATCCGCATACACAGCACCACACGTAACTATCTTCGACGAAGTGGATGTTACAGCGCTTGTCGCTATGCGTAAAGATGCGAAGCCACTTGCTGAAGAGCGTGGTGTGAAGCTGACTTACCTGCCTATGATCGTGAAAGCAGTTGTAGCTGGTCTGAAGAAATTCCCAGAACTCAACGCTTCTATCGACGATGAAAAACAAGAAATCATCTTCAAAAAGTACTACAACATCGGTATCGCTACCTCTACAGAAGACGGTTTGCTCGTTCCAGTTGTAAAATCGGCTGACAGTAAATCCATCTTCCAAATCGCAGGCGAAATCGGCGAGTTGGCGAAGAAAGCACGCGACCGCAAAGCAACTGCAGATGAGTTGAAAGGTTCTACTTTCAGCATCACAAACATCGGTTCTGCTGGCGGTATGTTCTTCACGCCAATCATTAACCATCCAGAAGTAGCCATTCTGGGTGTTGGCCGCATTAGCGAAAAACCAGTTGTGAAAAACGGAGAAATCGTGGTAGGTCAAATGTTGCACCTGTCCTTGAGCTTTGACCACCGCTTGGTTGATGGCGAACCTGCACAGCGTTTCGTCAACTACGTGAAGCAGCTCTTGGAAAACCCAACGCTGCTCGTCATGGAGGGATAA
- a CDS encoding aspartyl-phosphate phosphatase Spo0E family protein gives METTSKMIDDLRLKLERAAKNAGYNFLDPEIVRISQQLDKLIVAHMQHEKRPS, from the coding sequence ATGGAAACTACGAGTAAGATGATTGATGACTTGCGACTAAAGCTAGAGCGCGCAGCAAAAAATGCAGGTTACAATTTTCTTGACCCTGAAATCGTGAGAATCAGTCAACAATTAGATAAATTGATTGTCGCACATATGCAACATGAAAAACGCCCTTCATGA
- the lpdA gene encoding dihydrolipoyl dehydrogenase: MVVGEFTTEVDVLVIGAGPGGYVAAIRAAQMGKTVAVVEKGELGGVCLNVGCIPSKAMIHAAHTYEHTQHTESMGITMENVKVDFAKVQEWKSGIVKQLTGGVGSLFKGNKIQVIPGEALFVSENEVRVFHGYDVNRYRFQHCIIATGSRPIELPAFPFGKRVMSSTEALSLTELPKSLVVIGGGYIGIELGTVFAKFGTKVTILEGSDQILPGFEPDMPRLVERKLKKLDVTIHTKALAQGMEETENGVIVTAEVKGEQQKIEAEYVLVTVGRRPNTDELGIRDIGMNVTDRGLIVVDKQGRTNIPNVYAIGDIVAGPALAHKASYEGKVAAEAIAGHPAEVDYKAIPAVVFCDPEIASVGINEKEAKEKGIDYVVGRFPFAANGRALSVNAGEGYVKLIAEKETNLVLGAQIVGPEASNIIAEIGLAIEMGATLEDIELTIHAHPTLGEVTMEAAELALGRPIHVMK, from the coding sequence ATGGTAGTAGGTGAATTTACCACAGAAGTAGACGTGCTCGTAATCGGTGCCGGCCCAGGTGGATATGTTGCAGCGATTCGTGCTGCTCAAATGGGAAAAACAGTAGCTGTCGTGGAAAAAGGTGAACTGGGTGGCGTGTGCCTGAACGTAGGTTGCATTCCTTCCAAAGCGATGATCCACGCTGCACACACATATGAGCACACACAACATACAGAATCCATGGGTATCACGATGGAAAATGTAAAAGTGGATTTTGCCAAAGTACAAGAGTGGAAAAGCGGCATCGTAAAGCAACTGACTGGTGGCGTTGGCTCCCTCTTCAAAGGCAACAAAATCCAGGTAATCCCTGGTGAAGCGCTGTTCGTAAGTGAAAATGAAGTACGAGTATTCCACGGTTATGATGTCAACCGTTATCGCTTCCAGCATTGCATCATTGCTACTGGTTCGCGTCCAATCGAGTTGCCTGCATTCCCGTTTGGCAAACGCGTAATGTCTTCTACTGAAGCGCTGTCCTTGACTGAACTGCCGAAGAGCCTCGTGGTAATTGGCGGCGGATACATCGGTATCGAGCTTGGTACGGTGTTCGCGAAGTTTGGTACAAAAGTTACGATTTTGGAAGGTTCCGATCAAATCTTGCCAGGATTTGAGCCAGACATGCCACGTTTGGTGGAGCGCAAGCTGAAAAAGCTCGACGTTACCATCCATACAAAAGCATTGGCACAAGGAATGGAAGAGACAGAAAACGGCGTAATCGTGACTGCAGAAGTAAAAGGCGAGCAACAAAAAATCGAGGCGGAATACGTACTCGTTACTGTTGGACGCCGTCCGAATACAGATGAACTCGGTATTCGCGACATCGGCATGAACGTGACTGATCGTGGGTTGATCGTTGTTGACAAGCAAGGCCGCACGAACATTCCTAACGTGTACGCGATCGGGGATATCGTAGCAGGTCCTGCGTTGGCTCACAAAGCTTCCTACGAAGGTAAGGTTGCCGCTGAGGCGATTGCTGGCCATCCAGCAGAAGTGGACTACAAGGCGATTCCAGCGGTTGTATTCTGCGATCCAGAAATCGCAAGCGTAGGAATCAATGAGAAAGAAGCAAAAGAAAAAGGCATCGATTACGTTGTAGGTCGTTTCCCATTCGCAGCAAACGGTCGCGCTCTGTCTGTAAATGCAGGCGAAGGCTACGTGAAGCTGATTGCAGAAAAAGAAACGAATCTCGTATTGGGTGCGCAAATCGTTGGTCCAGAAGCATCCAACATCATCGCAGAGATCGGATTGGCGATCGAAATGGGCGCAACACTCGAAGACATCGAGCTGACCATTCACGCACATCCAACACTGGGTGAAGTAACAATGGAAGCTGCTGAATTGGCTCTGGGTCGTCCGATCCACGTCATGAAGTAA